Part of the Lotus japonicus ecotype B-129 chromosome 6, LjGifu_v1.2 genome, GAAGTAACTAAATCATGAGATATTGAGATACCTAAATCATTAATGCATAACACTTCTCAATTCTCATACCATATGACTGTCAAAAAATGACAGCTTTATGTGAAAAAGAATCATTCATTAGTAATACATACCTGCATTTGTGTACGAACATTCTCCAGTTCAGATTCCTAATACAAACATTCACGAGCAAtagaaagaagatgaagttagGAACAACCAAACAGCCAAAATCTAAACACctgaagaaagaaaataatagaTTTCTCAAGCACATGGGCATTATAATGTACCTGCTCAAGCAACGCTACTTTCAACTGAGATACAAGTGCTACTCTATTTGCTTCAGCTAATTTAAGTTTTTCTATGCATTGTTTCAAAagattctcttcctcttctagCTCCCTAGCCAAAGTTTTTCGCTTAGGATCCTTAGctgaaaaagaaagcaatattAGAAACCTATCCTCCAAAATTCAGATGTTGCTTCTATTCTATTGTATGCATACCACTAGAGCACGCAATATCAACatctttttcaattttcttcACACGTTGAACAGCTGACTTGCATCTACCCATTTCTGCATCTTCAATGGATTGTTCACTGAGCACCAAATGAAATGCAGACACTATTTTTTCTTCTGTACCTCCTATGGACAATTTCTGGCACCAATaaaatatcatatatcatataagTGAGATATGAAAAAAGCATAACAAACCACTTTGAAAGATGCCATAATCTAGCATCAATAAAATGATAGGTACAAAAATgggaagaggaagaagtgaAGTCACAAAGGCCTGGAGTTACTGAGTCTCACCAATTTGATGGATCGAGAATCCCTTTTCACAATTCTTACAGAACGTGATCGCTTTTTGCTGATTTCCAATGGTGGAGGTGCTTTTTCTCCAAGCATTAGATCTTTAAGGTTCCTTGCCTGAGATCCGAACACCTTTCTTTGCTCCCATACTTCAAACTAACGCAATGTAAGAACCAAGTTAAAATCAATATCAAGGTATGCAAATCATATGATCAGCATGTATATGCCAGCCATGTCTTAAGTTTCAGCAAATGCATGTGATAGGTAACTCCATGGCCAGTTACTTacttagttagttagttagttagttagttagttagagaGAATTGGTAATAGATAAAGTTAGTTAGAATAGTCAGTTTGGGGATTTAGAAATGAGAGGTTTTTAATAAGAGAAGGCAATTAGTGAGGATCTTCTTTGGTTTCAGAAAAGGATCTAGAGTGGGAGAGTGCTGGTCTCTTGAATACCAAGAAGCATTCTATCTTCTTTATACCAATTCCAATCAGCATAAACAACTATCTGAAACAAACTGCATATTTGAATCATTCACCCCCACCCCCGTATGGTTTTAACCAAAACTGCGACATGACCGTAACTGATTTCGGCCGCGACAACTACATTTATTACAATTTTTCGCGATACGAATGACCGCAACACAACCTTAATGGGATCGACAGTTACCACAACCTCAATTTAAAACTCTGCCCCACCCTTTACCATTTATTGATTTCACTTGAAATACTTAcaccaaaaactgaaaaaggGGCTTACCAGTCTAGACACCACACgttttccttgatcatcatttTTTTCAATAACATCTTTTAGTGCTTCAGGAAGAACCTTCCAGAACTCATTCACAAACTCATTTCCTTTACGCTTGCTGTTCTGCAGGATGTCATTTGCAAGATACAAAAGGGGTACTCTTTGAGCCATCTCCGATATGTCAAATTGTTTTTTCCATGTTGCAACAACCAGTTCAGCTTTGCTCCGGTGAAATATACACCAATGTGATAAAGCTATATCAGAAAGTTAAGGATAATAACAACCTCAGACTACACATTTCAATTCCCTACTGCCATCCTAGCACATATATCCCATACCAATAATCGTGGTAAGCATTTTGTACATATATTGcattttaatttcaataaacTAGAATACATATAATCAGGAAAACTCCCAACCCCCCAAAACACACTGCGACAATTCAGCTACGAACAACGTAAAAAATTGGCACTATCAGtaacacaaaaaacaaaaaattaagcCCAATAATCATGAAGATTACTTTGATTCCAGGGTAAAATCTGGAATCCCCAAATACAGAGAAAAAATAAAGCATCGTTAATCAagtaatagaaaacaaaaaggaTACTTTCAATGCACTGCTGGGTGTTATTAAGCTTGGAAAGCTTATCCGCAAGTATCTGATCGCTGAAAACGCCATTCATGTTCAACTCTTTACCCTCACCTCACCACAAACCCTATCCCCTGTAAATCTAACTAATCGAAAAACGCCTCAATCTACGAACACAGAAACCCTAGAACGGAACTGCATCAATATCAGTACCAATAGCCAATTggccaaaaagaaaagaaaaatcaaagagGGAAAATTGAAGTGTTATCGAAAAATCAACGAATGCCGCATAATTAAGCGAATGCAGAGCATGAAATCAGTGATAATCACAATTCACAAAGGCACTTGGGGCAAATTGGAAAACAGGGATTGTAGGTGTTTCAGATTTGAAAAAACcctaattgaagaagaagaagaaagatgcgTTACATGCAGAGGTTTAAGTTAAGGGTTGGGTATTTGGCGCAAACATGGGAACTTGTCTAAACGGCGCGGGGTGAATCTAGTATCGGTATTCCGCAGTAACATGTTTGGATGTAAGGGTTGGGGTGGGTTCATGAAAATTGGGTTTG contains:
- the LOC130722904 gene encoding uncharacterized protein LOC130722904 produces the protein MNGVFSDQILADKLSKLNNTQQCIETLSHWCIFHRSKAELVVATWKKQFDISEMAQRVPLLYLANDILQNSKRKGNEFVNEFWKVLPEALKDVIEKNDDQGKRVVSRLFEVWEQRKVFGSQARNLKDLMLGEKAPPPLEISKKRSRSVRIVKRDSRSIKLKLSIGGTEEKIVSAFHLVLSEQSIEDAEMGRCKSAVQRVKKIEKDVDIACSSAKDPKRKTLARELEEEENLLKQCIEKLKLAEANRVALVSQLKVALLEQESELENVRTQMQVAQAQVEEASNMRERLDNEGSSQKASTAAPNANGKSEAATKKSAAAIAAEVADKLAASSSSQMIMTSVLSSFAAEEAKSARLTSDSRSTHEKSMPTPDPHFYMSAQQLAAAPNHSYPSVLVTQPIMQNPAPASQGQYHMLCNPSSQQYMQSTGGGISPYGYGSISSLPPQPHVVGAMAPPLTHQTQQIIQHQPLSIPQQAPAAPSFRPLQPPGMVYYATHQHPI